In a single window of the uncultured Dysgonomonas sp. genome:
- a CDS encoding MFS transporter, whose translation MTQKTYNTGTGALIFIICLSASLVPFMGSALNLALPYINSDLSLDAVMSGWVPTSYMLSTAILQIPCARIADMIGRRKVFVWGVIVLTVFSVLSGFASTGTSLIIYRFLAGVGSAMMFGTSTAILTSSVPAEKRGKALGMVAACVYFALAAGPFIGGILTQYFNWHSIFFVSAALSLIVAVGGIVIIEDDWKEEGKSTFDIVGSILFAIALSSLIYGFSELPHVSGFIFIGIGIVVILCFAIYEKKQEFPVFNIRVFLGNRVFRLSSLSALINYSATFAISFMLSLYLQYVRGLSPRDAGLILIVQSVVQAVASLKSGSLSDKMSATFLATLGMGIIAVGLVGLCFITETTNLYYLGGILILLGLGFGIFSSPNTNIIMSSVEKKHYGLASATMGTMRLTGQAFSMGIAIMAISIMIGNVQMSPALSSQFIGSMRITFVICLVLCLFGVYASSARDRKKKDV comes from the coding sequence ATGACACAGAAAACATATAACACAGGTACAGGCGCGCTGATATTCATTATCTGCCTGTCGGCCTCTCTGGTTCCATTCATGGGTTCGGCTCTGAACCTTGCTTTACCATATATAAACAGCGACTTATCTCTCGATGCGGTTATGTCCGGATGGGTACCGACTTCTTATATGCTTTCGACAGCCATATTACAGATACCATGTGCCCGTATCGCTGATATGATAGGGCGCAGAAAGGTTTTTGTATGGGGCGTCATTGTACTCACTGTATTTTCTGTTTTAAGCGGCTTTGCCTCTACGGGAACAAGCCTTATCATATACCGCTTTTTGGCCGGAGTGGGCAGTGCGATGATGTTCGGTACAAGTACAGCCATACTGACCTCATCCGTTCCCGCCGAAAAACGAGGTAAAGCATTAGGTATGGTTGCGGCTTGCGTATATTTTGCGCTTGCGGCAGGTCCATTTATCGGGGGAATACTTACCCAGTACTTCAACTGGCACAGCATATTCTTTGTGTCGGCGGCACTCAGCCTGATTGTAGCTGTCGGCGGTATAGTGATAATTGAAGATGACTGGAAGGAGGAAGGAAAGAGTACATTCGATATTGTCGGGTCTATACTGTTTGCCATAGCTCTTTCATCTTTGATATATGGTTTTTCGGAACTTCCTCATGTCAGCGGATTCATTTTTATCGGTATCGGCATTGTTGTAATCCTTTGCTTCGCTATATATGAGAAAAAACAGGAATTTCCCGTTTTCAATATCAGGGTATTCCTCGGCAACAGGGTATTCCGCTTATCCTCCCTCTCTGCACTGATCAACTATTCAGCAACTTTTGCCATATCCTTTATGCTCAGTCTCTATCTGCAATATGTGCGTGGCCTGTCGCCCCGCGATGCCGGACTGATACTTATCGTGCAATCGGTGGTACAGGCGGTAGCGTCACTTAAATCGGGAAGCCTGTCGGACAAAATGTCCGCGACATTTTTGGCAACCCTCGGTATGGGAATTATAGCTGTAGGATTAGTCGGATTATGCTTTATTACAGAAACTACCAACCTGTATTATCTGGGAGGTATACTTATATTATTAGGGCTGGGATTCGGTATTTTTTCCTCACCGAATACCAATATCATTATGAGCTCAGTAGAGAAGAAACATTACGGATTGGCCTCGGCCACTATGGGAACAATGCGTCTTACAGGGCAGGCGTTCAGTATGGGTATCGCTATTATGGCTATTTCGATAATGATAGGAAATGTGCAGATGTCCCCTGCTCTTTCATCTCAGTTTATAGGCAGTATGCGGATAACATTTGTTATTTGTCTGGTGTTATGTTTGTTCGGTGTATATGCTTCGTCGGCAAGGGATAGGAAGAAAAAAGATGTGTAA
- a CDS encoding Dabb family protein has translation MIKHIVMWKLKDEAHGNGKATNAGLVKEKLEALSGKIDGLLKIEVGIDFLGGGNFDVVLYSELSSKEALDTYQNHPLHQAVLPFIREAVMDRKAVDYEG, from the coding sequence ATGATCAAACATATTGTAATGTGGAAACTCAAAGACGAGGCCCACGGAAACGGCAAGGCTACTAATGCCGGACTGGTAAAAGAAAAACTGGAAGCCCTCAGCGGAAAAATCGACGGCTTACTGAAAATAGAAGTCGGTATTGATTTTCTGGGAGGAGGGAATTTCGATGTAGTACTCTATTCTGAGTTATCAAGCAAAGAAGCGCTGGATACCTATCAGAATCATCCCCTACATCAGGCAGTGCTTCCGTTTATCAGGGAAGCGGTTATGGACAGAAAAGCGGTAGATTACGAGGGGTAA
- a CDS encoding Nramp family divalent metal transporter, with the protein MKNLFKKIKKDYNTINPKQKSGVLEILKYIGPGLLVTVGFIDPGNWASNFAAGSEFGYALLWVVTLSTIMLILLQHNVAHLGIVTGLCLSEAANKYLPKTGSRIVLWSAIGASISTSLAEILGGAIALNMLFDVPIKVGAVLVAIFVFVMMFSNSYKKIERYIIFFVSMIGLSFIYELFLVDIEWGEAAKAWVVPSVPQGSMLIIMSVLGAVVMPHNLFLHSEVIQSRQWNLQDEKVMEKQLKYEFFDTFFSMLIGWAINSAMILLAASTFFKQGVVVDDLQQAHSLLQPLLGSNAVVIFAVALLLAGISSSMTSGIAAGSIFAGMYNEPYNIKDIHSRIGILISLGVALIIIFMIGDPFKGLIISQAILSMQLPITVFLQVRLTSSKKVMGKYANSLRTKIWLYGIASIVTFLNILLLASFFTDIKL; encoded by the coding sequence ATGAAAAACCTCTTTAAGAAGATAAAGAAAGATTATAATACAATCAACCCCAAACAAAAATCGGGGGTTCTTGAGATATTGAAATATATCGGACCGGGACTACTTGTTACGGTCGGGTTCATTGATCCCGGTAACTGGGCCTCAAATTTTGCGGCAGGATCAGAGTTCGGCTACGCTCTGTTGTGGGTGGTTACACTATCCACCATAATGCTGATTCTCTTACAGCACAATGTCGCCCATCTCGGTATTGTTACAGGATTGTGTTTGTCGGAAGCGGCAAATAAATATTTACCGAAGACCGGTTCACGCATTGTCCTCTGGTCTGCTATCGGTGCATCTATTTCCACATCGCTGGCCGAAATATTAGGAGGAGCAATAGCCTTGAATATGTTGTTCGATGTGCCGATTAAGGTAGGGGCAGTTCTTGTGGCAATCTTTGTATTTGTAATGATGTTCTCCAATTCTTATAAGAAGATAGAACGCTATATTATTTTCTTTGTTTCCATGATCGGTCTTTCCTTTATATATGAACTCTTCCTTGTGGATATTGAATGGGGTGAGGCGGCAAAAGCATGGGTCGTACCGTCTGTACCGCAAGGCAGTATGCTGATAATCATGAGCGTGCTCGGAGCCGTAGTGATGCCTCACAACTTGTTCCTGCACTCGGAAGTTATACAAAGCCGCCAATGGAACTTACAGGACGAAAAAGTAATGGAGAAACAACTGAAATACGAGTTTTTCGATACCTTTTTCTCTATGCTTATAGGCTGGGCGATAAACAGCGCCATGATATTATTGGCTGCATCTACGTTTTTCAAGCAGGGAGTGGTCGTAGATGATTTGCAACAGGCGCATTCCCTTCTGCAACCCTTATTGGGCAGTAATGCCGTTGTTATATTTGCTGTCGCTCTGTTGCTGGCCGGAATATCGTCTTCCATGACATCGGGTATCGCAGCCGGTTCTATCTTTGCAGGGATGTACAATGAACCATACAATATAAAGGACATACACTCTCGCATAGGAATACTTATTTCCTTAGGTGTGGCTTTAATCATTATATTTATGATAGGCGACCCGTTCAAAGGACTGATTATTTCGCAGGCAATACTGAGTATGCAGCTTCCTATAACAGTCTTTCTGCAAGTTCGGCTCACATCATCGAAAAAGGTAATGGGGAAATACGCGAATTCGTTACGAACTAAGATATGGCTTTACGGTATAGCGTCTATTGTGACATTTCTGAATATACTTTTACTCGCAAGTTTTTTTACAGACATCAAATTATAG
- the zupT gene encoding zinc transporter ZupT translates to MTEQNILLAFILTAIAGLSTGIGSLIALIAKHTNTKFLCASLGFSAGIMLYVSFMEMMPQGKLELVSVYGEKMGTLYLILAFFAGIALINMIDFAIPKSLNPHEIQGVEDMDKKRSLKRTGIVVALSIAIHNFPEGIATFTSALGSLDVAIPITIAIAIHNIPEGIAVAVPIYHATGSRKKAFWLSFASGLAEPFGALIAYFFLMQFWTPAMNGIILAAVSGIMVFISLDELLPSAEKYGKHHISIMGLVAGMLVMAFSLYLFV, encoded by the coding sequence ATGACCGAACAGAATATACTACTTGCATTTATACTTACAGCTATTGCCGGGCTATCGACTGGTATAGGCAGCCTTATAGCGCTGATTGCCAAACATACGAATACAAAATTCCTGTGTGCATCTCTGGGCTTCTCGGCCGGAATTATGTTGTATGTCTCATTTATGGAGATGATGCCGCAAGGTAAACTGGAACTGGTATCGGTCTATGGCGAAAAAATGGGGACGCTCTATCTCATACTTGCTTTTTTTGCGGGTATTGCCCTCATAAATATGATTGACTTTGCAATTCCCAAGTCATTAAATCCACATGAGATTCAAGGTGTGGAAGATATGGATAAAAAACGTTCGCTGAAACGTACTGGGATTGTTGTCGCCCTTTCCATTGCCATACATAATTTCCCCGAAGGTATCGCGACTTTCACATCTGCACTTGGCTCCCTCGATGTTGCCATACCCATAACCATTGCTATTGCCATACATAATATTCCCGAAGGAATCGCCGTTGCCGTGCCTATCTATCACGCTACGGGCAGCCGCAAAAAAGCATTCTGGCTATCGTTCGCTTCCGGGCTGGCCGAGCCTTTCGGTGCGTTGATCGCATATTTCTTCCTCATGCAGTTCTGGACTCCGGCTATGAACGGGATTATCCTTGCTGCCGTTTCGGGAATTATGGTATTTATCTCCCTCGATGAATTGCTCCCTAGTGCCGAGAAGTACGGAAAACACCATATTTCTATCATGGGATTGGTAGCAGGTATGCTGGTGATGGCTTTTAGTTTATATCTGTTTGTGTAA
- a CDS encoding DNA alkylation repair protein produces MEQEEIIRDIRQRCRKAMNGIASTSMRQRGISYKVNFGLNIQQIKELSGRYKPDAELAETLWKEDTRELKILATFLYPADTFTENVADKWVTEIPNQEIREQLSLNLLQILPFAGKLALEWGNSKDESIRTTGYWLLARLFLIKKTGKQSANGYTFIWDDVISDNMFLRNAASLALKHLGRQSKTDANIILDKLSIYKDDSDLIKQEAYNSLAFEFEYYSLPNPSEGGAS; encoded by the coding sequence ATGGAACAGGAAGAAATAATAAGGGATATCCGTCAGCGTTGTCGCAAAGCCATGAACGGTATCGCCTCTACCAGTATGCGTCAGCGAGGCATATCTTATAAAGTGAATTTCGGGTTAAACATACAACAGATAAAAGAATTGTCCGGCCGTTACAAACCGGATGCAGAATTAGCTGAAACGCTCTGGAAAGAAGATACCCGCGAACTGAAAATACTGGCTACTTTTTTATATCCGGCTGATACATTCACAGAAAATGTTGCTGATAAATGGGTTACTGAGATTCCGAATCAGGAGATAAGGGAGCAACTTTCCCTTAATCTGTTACAAATCCTTCCTTTTGCCGGCAAGCTGGCTTTGGAATGGGGTAACAGCAAAGACGAGAGTATCCGCACAACAGGTTATTGGCTACTGGCCCGCCTGTTTCTAATAAAGAAAACCGGCAAACAGTCTGCAAATGGTTATACATTTATATGGGATGATGTTATTTCAGATAATATGTTTCTTCGCAATGCAGCGTCGTTGGCATTGAAGCATTTAGGAAGACAATCGAAAACAGATGCCAATATAATACTGGACAAGCTATCTATATATAAAGACGATAGTGACTTGATAAAGCAAGAAGCATATAATAGTCTGGCTTTCGAATTTGAGTATTATAGCCTCCCCAACCCCTCCGAAGGAGGGGCTTCATGA
- a CDS encoding MG2 domain-containing protein has protein sequence MKKNLFLIPVFLLSCLFIVNSCKKGGTREINSEFAKYIAAFTYGKVSSSSEIQIELTQDIPTVELNKEIDQELFKFSPSIKGKAYWSSSRTIKFIPDAGELKQGQEYEAWFKLDKVLKVESEFKEFYFHFHIPEQNYSVSLMPYSPIKETDLKWNAVQGTVLLADDAQLDNVTKMFSLSGGDKAGDAKIKITPTETKGRFSLLVDSLYRGNSDNEYTLHVKGDAIGLKKDEDIKIVIPKISQFEVIDVAMEYNPQECIRVTFSDPLSLSQNIQGLVKPGAIESFSFDIDRNVLRLYLDKTTRGTSVELKIFKEIKSVANISLKDDYTYSVNFQKNSPEIKLLSTGNILPNSDNLIIPFQAVNLWAVDVKVIKIFENNILGYLQANDFGESDELKRFGRLILKKRIRLDEDPTMKLEEWNNFSLDLATMIKQDPGAVYKVEFSMKKEYSLYPCGGTTPQIPEEATLERFDNQLSEEDEVKWDRPGYYYSDDWDWDNYNWEERENPCDPTFYMNKTYSCVVLASNIGVTAKLGAEKKMFVALTDILSTQPISGGVVDIYNYQMQRIGSGKTDGNGFADIDYKGGVPFVVIASREKEKGYLKVTSNLSLSLSNFDVSGKEIKKGLKGYIYGERGVWRPGDSIFVTFILEDKAKTLPKEHPVSLELYTPRGQMAQRYTSTTGKNGFYPFRMATDANAITGNWQARVKVGGVTFYKTLKIETVKPNRLKIRLEVGDMIDAGSGSFSGSLSSQWLHGAPAVNLAAKVEMTLSSVRTPFKGYEQYTFNNPASNFASDTYTVFDGRLDASGNATVRANLPQAASAPGMLRANIVSRVFESGGDASIYTQTAAYSPFSAYIGIKSPTDSQYGWLETDKDNMIDIVTLTPAGKPVNRSGLEVKIYKLNWSWWWNSNDNLASYVNNTSTKVILDQKISTSGGGKAKVKFRVDYPEWGRYLIMVTDGGGHTSGRLLYADWPSWRGRSDKEDPSGLTMLSFTTDKQSYKVGETVTVILPKSSDGRALISLEDGSRIISREWVTTTAKEDTKHTFKVTEDMAPNFYIFASLFQPHSQTDNDLPIRMYGVLNINVENSETKLTPVITMPDELRPEKEFSVSVSEKNSKEMTYTLAIVDEGLLDLTSFRTPNAWDEFYTRQALGVRTWDMFDMVVGAQTGKLGPLLSIGGDEALKPGNNTMSRFKPVVKYLGPFTLSGGKTDTHKITLPPYFGSVRVMVVAGNPKGAYGSAEKAVPVRNPLMILSTLPRVAGPDEEILLPVNVFAMDKKIKNVSLTAQSKGLFQFTEGTTKSVAFTQTGDKMVYFKVKVGKKTGFEKIIIKATGNGEAATETIDIEVRNPNPPVLLSSQALVPADGTSELNIAFDAIGDEDWAKLEISRMPGVDLNKNLSYLHDYPHGCSEQVTSRVFPLLYVQAFRPFSNREKDVMDNNIREGIRMITSRQLIDGGIAYWPGNTVPNEWVTTYAGHFLVEAQRAGRDVPASVINKWKQFQKKAAQSWNRGDLYTSYYSNSMADLQQAYRLYTLALAGEPELGAMNRLKEMSGLSAQARWRLAAAYALAGKKDAANQLITNLSDQVSPYSFNNNTYGSSSRDMSMIMETYLLLGKTERALALSFKVSESLSGRYITTQSAAFGLIAMSKLAEKMGKGVISYDWELNGVKQKTGNSGDVFQEIALKPQEKVHVSIKNKGQGQIFVRLLGRTQPIVDNTPAQSNGTNLYVKYVDENGKEIDVTSLKQGTEFFANIIVQNISGQYLTDMTLSQIFPSGWEIFNTRLFNEADNRTAGSFNYQDIRDDRVYTYYNIGSGYSSSFRIRLQAAYCGRFYLPAISNEPMYNPSEQSRTTGRWVEVRQ, from the coding sequence ATGAAAAAAAATCTTTTCCTCATCCCTGTTTTTCTTTTATCGTGTCTTTTTATCGTGAATTCATGTAAGAAGGGCGGTACACGTGAAATTAATTCCGAGTTTGCAAAATACATTGCGGCATTTACATACGGAAAGGTTTCCTCATCCTCAGAAATACAAATAGAACTTACTCAGGATATTCCGACGGTGGAATTGAACAAGGAGATCGATCAGGAATTATTCAAATTTTCCCCATCAATAAAAGGAAAGGCTTACTGGTCAAGCTCCCGTACCATTAAGTTCATTCCCGATGCCGGAGAACTGAAGCAGGGACAGGAATACGAAGCCTGGTTCAAGCTGGATAAGGTGTTGAAAGTAGAAAGCGAGTTCAAAGAGTTTTATTTTCACTTTCATATTCCGGAACAAAATTATAGCGTCAGCCTGATGCCGTATTCTCCGATAAAGGAAACCGACCTTAAATGGAACGCTGTGCAGGGAACCGTATTGCTGGCCGATGATGCGCAACTCGATAATGTAACCAAAATGTTTTCACTCTCGGGCGGAGATAAGGCCGGGGACGCGAAGATTAAGATTACACCGACTGAAACAAAAGGACGCTTCAGCCTTTTAGTAGATAGCCTTTACCGGGGCAATTCAGATAATGAATATACCCTACATGTAAAAGGAGATGCTATCGGATTGAAAAAAGATGAAGATATAAAGATAGTGATCCCTAAAATATCACAGTTTGAAGTAATAGATGTAGCTATGGAATACAATCCGCAAGAGTGTATCCGTGTTACCTTTAGCGACCCGCTCTCGCTCAGCCAGAATATACAAGGCCTGGTAAAACCCGGGGCTATCGAAAGTTTTTCTTTCGACATAGACAGAAATGTGTTGAGACTGTATCTGGACAAAACTACGAGAGGCACAAGTGTCGAACTCAAGATATTCAAGGAGATAAAAAGTGTTGCCAACATATCACTCAAAGACGATTATACCTATAGTGTCAATTTTCAGAAGAACAGTCCGGAGATAAAACTGTTGAGCACAGGAAATATCCTTCCTAATTCCGACAACCTGATAATCCCATTTCAGGCAGTTAATCTGTGGGCAGTAGATGTAAAGGTGATTAAGATATTCGAAAACAATATACTGGGCTATCTGCAAGCTAATGACTTTGGAGAGAGCGACGAACTGAAACGTTTCGGCCGTCTTATATTAAAGAAACGTATTCGTCTGGACGAAGATCCTACAATGAAACTCGAAGAGTGGAACAACTTTTCTCTCGATTTGGCTACAATGATAAAGCAAGACCCGGGAGCTGTCTACAAAGTCGAGTTCTCTATGAAGAAAGAGTATTCTCTTTATCCATGTGGCGGCACTACTCCGCAGATACCTGAAGAAGCAACGCTCGAACGCTTCGACAACCAACTCTCGGAAGAGGACGAAGTAAAATGGGACAGGCCGGGATATTACTATTCCGATGATTGGGATTGGGACAATTATAACTGGGAAGAAAGAGAAAACCCATGTGATCCTACCTTCTATATGAATAAGACATACAGTTGTGTCGTGCTGGCATCCAATATCGGAGTAACAGCAAAACTGGGTGCTGAAAAGAAAATGTTCGTGGCTCTCACAGATATCCTTAGCACCCAGCCTATATCGGGCGGTGTAGTAGACATATATAACTATCAAATGCAACGTATCGGTAGCGGAAAGACAGATGGAAACGGGTTCGCCGATATAGATTACAAAGGTGGCGTGCCATTTGTGGTAATTGCATCCCGCGAAAAGGAAAAAGGCTATTTGAAAGTAACTTCAAATCTTTCCCTTTCATTAAGCAACTTCGATGTTAGCGGAAAGGAGATAAAAAAAGGACTCAAAGGATATATTTATGGCGAACGTGGCGTATGGCGTCCCGGCGATTCCATATTCGTAACCTTCATATTGGAAGATAAGGCCAAGACTCTACCAAAAGAACATCCTGTTTCACTCGAACTTTACACCCCTCGCGGGCAAATGGCTCAACGATATACTTCCACTACGGGTAAAAATGGCTTCTATCCGTTCCGTATGGCAACAGATGCCAATGCCATTACAGGTAACTGGCAGGCACGGGTAAAAGTAGGAGGTGTTACATTCTATAAAACACTGAAAATAGAGACAGTGAAACCAAACCGACTGAAAATCCGTCTGGAAGTAGGTGATATGATTGATGCAGGTTCAGGTTCATTCTCCGGCTCATTATCGTCGCAATGGCTGCATGGTGCTCCGGCAGTAAACCTGGCGGCTAAAGTGGAGATGACATTGAGTTCAGTACGCACTCCGTTTAAAGGTTATGAACAATATACGTTTAACAATCCAGCATCAAACTTTGCGTCCGATACATACACTGTCTTCGATGGCAGGCTGGATGCTTCCGGCAATGCGACCGTAAGGGCGAATCTGCCTCAGGCGGCAAGTGCTCCGGGTATGCTTCGGGCGAATATTGTTTCGCGTGTATTCGAATCGGGAGGCGATGCCAGCATCTATACGCAGACTGCGGCTTATTCGCCATTTTCGGCTTATATTGGAATCAAGTCTCCGACCGATTCCCAATATGGATGGCTCGAAACCGATAAGGATAACATGATAGATATAGTTACCCTCACTCCGGCAGGTAAGCCTGTAAATCGTTCGGGACTGGAAGTTAAAATATACAAACTGAACTGGTCATGGTGGTGGAATTCGAATGATAATCTGGCCTCATATGTCAACAATACATCTACCAAGGTCATTCTAGACCAAAAGATTTCCACTTCGGGTGGAGGCAAGGCGAAAGTAAAGTTCCGTGTCGATTATCCTGAATGGGGTCGCTATCTGATAATGGTTACTGACGGGGGAGGACATACCTCAGGACGCTTGTTATATGCCGACTGGCCGTCGTGGCGTGGGCGTTCCGACAAGGAAGACCCTAGCGGATTGACTATGCTTTCGTTCACAACGGATAAGCAATCGTATAAAGTAGGGGAAACAGTTACGGTTATCCTCCCTAAAAGTTCCGATGGACGGGCGTTAATAAGCCTTGAGGACGGTTCCCGCATCATTTCACGTGAATGGGTGACTACAACGGCAAAAGAAGACACAAAACATACATTCAAGGTAACAGAAGACATGGCGCCTAACTTCTATATCTTTGCCAGCCTGTTTCAGCCGCATTCGCAGACTGATAACGACCTGCCTATCCGCATGTATGGCGTATTGAATATAAATGTAGAGAATAGTGAGACCAAACTGACTCCTGTGATAACCATGCCGGATGAACTCCGTCCGGAGAAAGAGTTTTCAGTGTCTGTATCCGAAAAGAACAGTAAAGAGATGACTTATACCCTTGCTATTGTAGATGAAGGATTACTTGACCTGACCTCGTTCCGTACCCCGAACGCATGGGACGAATTCTACACACGTCAGGCACTCGGCGTCCGCACATGGGATATGTTCGATATGGTGGTAGGTGCCCAAACAGGAAAGTTGGGGCCACTATTGAGCATAGGAGGGGACGAAGCACTGAAACCGGGTAATAATACAATGAGCCGCTTCAAACCGGTGGTGAAATACTTAGGGCCGTTTACTCTTAGCGGAGGAAAGACCGATACACATAAGATTACCTTGCCGCCATATTTCGGTTCGGTACGTGTAATGGTTGTTGCCGGAAATCCGAAAGGGGCATATGGTAGTGCCGAAAAGGCTGTGCCTGTACGTAATCCGTTGATGATACTATCTACCTTGCCGCGCGTGGCAGGGCCAGACGAAGAAATATTGCTTCCTGTCAATGTATTCGCTATGGACAAGAAGATAAAGAATGTAAGCCTGACAGCACAGTCGAAAGGATTGTTCCAGTTCACAGAGGGAACTACCAAATCGGTAGCTTTTACCCAGACAGGCGATAAGATGGTTTACTTCAAAGTGAAGGTGGGTAAGAAAACAGGCTTTGAAAAGATAATAATCAAGGCTACTGGCAACGGAGAAGCGGCGACAGAGACCATCGATATAGAAGTGCGCAATCCTAATCCACCTGTACTATTGTCGTCGCAGGCTTTAGTACCAGCCGACGGAACCTCTGAATTGAACATAGCTTTCGATGCTATCGGAGACGAGGATTGGGCTAAGTTGGAGATATCCCGCATGCCGGGTGTAGACCTTAATAAGAACCTGTCATACCTGCACGACTATCCGCACGGATGCTCCGAACAAGTTACATCGAGGGTGTTCCCGTTGTTGTATGTGCAGGCATTCCGTCCATTCTCCAACAGGGAGAAAGATGTGATGGATAATAACATTCGTGAAGGTATAAGAATGATTACTTCGCGCCAACTGATAGACGGAGGCATCGCATACTGGCCGGGTAATACTGTACCGAATGAATGGGTAACTACATATGCAGGACATTTCCTTGTAGAAGCACAACGGGCAGGGCGTGATGTTCCGGCATCGGTAATAAACAAATGGAAGCAATTCCAGAAGAAAGCCGCGCAGTCATGGAACAGGGGCGACCTCTATACTTCATATTACAGTAATTCGATGGCCGACCTACAACAGGCATATCGCCTATATACGCTTGCCCTTGCCGGAGAACCGGAATTGGGAGCTATGAACCGTCTGAAGGAGATGAGCGGGTTGTCGGCACAGGCTCGTTGGCGATTGGCTGCGGCTTATGCCCTCGCCGGAAAGAAAGATGCGGCAAATCAGCTGATAACTAATCTGAGCGATCAGGTTAGCCCTTATTCTTTCAACAACAATACGTATGGTAGTTCATCACGTGATATGTCAATGATAATGGAGACTTATCTGCTGTTAGGAAAAACTGAAAGGGCGCTGGCCTTGTCATTTAAGGTATCGGAAAGCCTGAGTGGCAGATATATTACAACACAGTCGGCCGCCTTTGGATTAATAGCTATGTCAAAACTTGCCGAAAAGATGGGCAAGGGTGTAATCTCTTACGACTGGGAACTGAACGGCGTGAAGCAAAAGACGGGTAATTCGGGAGACGTATTCCAGGAAATAGCCTTGAAACCACAGGAGAAAGTTCATGTTTCTATTAAGAACAAAGGACAGGGACAAATCTTCGTTCGCTTGCTTGGACGTACTCAGCCGATCGTAGATAATACTCCGGCTCAGAGCAACGGAACAAATCTATATGTCAAATATGTAGACGAGAATGGTAAAGAAATAGATGTCACTTCCCTGAAGCAAGGAACGGAATTCTTTGCCAACATAATCGTACAGAACATATCGGGTCAATACCTGACCGATATGACGCTGAGCCAGATATTCCCTTCGGGATGGGAGATATTCAATACCCGCCTGTTCAACGAAGCAGATAACAGGACAGCAGGCTCGTTCAATTATCAGGATATAAGAGACGATAGGGTATATACTTATTACAATATCGGTTCCGGTTACTCATCTTCGTTCCGCATCAGGTTGCAGGCTGCATATTGCGGTAGGTTCTACCTTCCGGCAATAAGTAACGAGCCAATGTACAATCCGTCGGAGCAAAGCCGTACCACAGGCCGCTGGGTGGAAGTAAGGCAATAA
- a CDS encoding type 1 glutamine amidotransferase — protein MTYTIAMANKSNYRIHFIQHIPFEGLGYIDNWINENDYELSVTRMYGNYRFPGLSEFDLLIIMGGPMGTYEEDKYPWLKEEKAFVKEAINANKAVVGICLGSQIIAKALGAKVYPNKEKEIGWLPVTFSDARSQALFTSKDKSPIVFQWHGDTFDLPVNAKLLASSEACKNQAFLYKDNVLALQFHLEVTEKSYAEMLDNGLDELTDGKYIQTENYIRSNTHYIPECNRMIKSVMDKLIENI, from the coding sequence ATGACGTATACTATCGCTATGGCAAATAAAAGCAATTACAGAATCCATTTCATACAACATATTCCCTTCGAAGGGCTTGGATATATAGATAACTGGATAAATGAAAACGATTATGAACTATCCGTAACCAGGATGTATGGTAATTACCGATTCCCAGGATTATCTGAATTCGATCTTCTCATCATTATGGGAGGCCCTATGGGCACATACGAAGAAGATAAATATCCGTGGCTGAAAGAAGAAAAAGCATTTGTGAAGGAGGCTATAAATGCAAACAAGGCTGTTGTGGGTATTTGTCTGGGTTCACAAATCATAGCCAAAGCATTAGGGGCAAAAGTATATCCGAATAAGGAAAAAGAAATAGGCTGGCTGCCTGTTACTTTCTCCGATGCCCGGTCGCAAGCCTTATTCACCTCTAAGGATAAATCACCAATCGTTTTCCAATGGCATGGAGATACCTTCGACCTCCCTGTTAACGCAAAGTTGCTGGCCTCGAGTGAAGCATGCAAGAATCAGGCGTTTTTGTACAAAGACAATGTGCTGGCTCTGCAATTTCATCTCGAAGTAACAGAAAAAAGTTATGCGGAAATGCTGGACAACGGGCTGGACGAACTAACTGATGGAAAATATATCCAGACAGAAAATTACATACGAAGCAATACCCATTACATTCCGGAATGTAACCGGATGATTAAGTCCGTGATGGACAAACTTATTGAAAATATATGA